A region of Moorena producens PAL-8-15-08-1 DNA encodes the following proteins:
- a CDS encoding SDR family NAD(P)-dependent oxidoreductase, which translates to MKQMQMIEEFLLELRNQDIQLWLEGEQLHYSAPEGKLTPTLLAQLRERKAEVISFLHTAKQSVYSQQSQIKLIERNNSLPLSFAQEMMWFWHQLLPDNPLYNLLVSLQIEGLLNVTVLEQSLNEIIRRHENLRTCFPSVDGKPMQVIYPVANINLSTVELPSSPEQTTQLKQLASTEAEKPFDLAQSPPLRVTLVRLSRETHILMLTMHHIIYDGWSIGILASELCTLYEAYSQGNPSPLSELPIQYADYAHWQRQRLTGEVLEKHLSYWREKLAGVSPISPLPTDRPRPQVQSFHGGLEKFQLNQNLIQKLTQLSQESGTTLFMTVLSAFFVLLYRYTGESDLIVGTGIANRNRVEIEPLIGMFTNALALRSQCSDDSSFTEFLSQVKQTTQEAYKHQDLPFEKLVEELSPERNLSYNPLVQVIFSFIDVPSMNWDLPGLRVFQREEGFNSTMDLEVHLWEALSGLEGYFVYNTDLFDRATITGMMAHFKTLLKAIVANPQQKISKLPLITAAEKQKILHEWKNTKTDYPTDKCIHQLFEEQVENNPNGIALVFEQQKLTYSQLNRKANQLAHYLQNSGVVPETPVGICVERSVEMVVGLLAILKAGGAYVPLDSKNLQDLPSISVILTQNHLKSKGYTYSEQDARATVAQILCLDTEWESIAKQNTENPNTETTATNLAYILNQTLVEHQAVAQRLQWLQEILTLTNQDILLHKTSLTQDVALLEIGLPLISGGSVVIAANKEPKELQKLIGQHKVTIVHLYPSELPAWLNTTNQVAFMKSWRSLLCSGETLSTEIANKFLQSYPVSLHNFYSLPEAAGEITHWSWSEKPKREKVPVGNPGRLSVYLLDQHQNPVPKGVPGEIYIGGSSLARGYIQQQTSLEFIQHPQLGRLFPTGDIGRYHNKGDLEIVGAKQRQTWIKRKRIELADIETALLSAPGVEQAYVLAHQTLLVAYVVVTGVWNPQQLHSQIQQQLPPYMMPGAYVPLSSLPLTHKGKVDEVALGHFPVIDDNVVQRWETQLKAVPEIEQVAVVVQQKTLKLPPLHLSDLLPSEQIKLPNHGGTPLVEKSSPTTELQTQSTSGNQAISEGEAIKWPPNAPTTLAQALERAAQEHGDTSLIYIQSDGEVITQTYSELWVEAQRILGGLRQLGLKPQDKVIFQLESNQDFISAFWGCVLGGFVPVPVSIPPSYDQSHSSLTKLQNTWALLGQPLILTDRKLAPSVRGWSQRLNLGKFVVETLEQLRGFEPDPKIYKSQPQDLAVLLLTSGSTGIPKAVMQENSKLLSMSAGTIAMNQFSSQDVTLNWMPMDHVGALVLLSIVAVDLGCQQIHVPTQLILQNPLKWLDLIDRHQATISWAPNFAFTLIGDRLWRGEADGRSPAFSDRAEEVTKQHWDLSSMKFLVNGGEVIVTKTARNFLKLLNYYGLSTKAIHPSFGMCETCSGITFSHSFSLESSSDEDKFVELGQPIAGASLRIVDANQQVVREGVVGSLQVKGASVTSGYYQNPTANKEAFTADGWFNTGDLGFLKNGSLTITGRQKDVIIINGLNYYSHEIESAVEELPGIEVSYTCACAVRSTNSNTEKLGIFYNSEKTENTELLALLKAIREQVINRMGINPDYLIPLDKDLIPKTSIGKIQRTQLSQRFATGEFQEVLKRVDLITENTQTIPDWFYQKTWQRKQENYSPHKLSKFGVFLVFIDKLGLGQQVCQKLENNSQAYVQIEQGETFEKINDNHYIIAPDVQEDYQQLYQCLGGDNIQIGAIIHLWHYDNYTGTGEITDTETLETAQKTGIYSLLLLLQTFSNHQENYPVRLLYVASHSQSLNTQETIAYQKATVPGLLKTIPMEIPHWHCRHLDLPQDSLEVNSNRILEELTIDAKDSEVAYRDGERWVLGLEKIDLPSLPLQPLPFKTGGTYLISGGLGGIGVEIAKYLLEHYQAKLLLLGRTPLPDSNSWETYLQQGGKLAQKIKAYQQLQKLGGEVIYQGVDIGHQKAVQEVVQQTLSGWHVQQLDGVIHLAGLMQERLLREETPESLAEVLRPKLIGTLVLHQLVEKQPQSLFINFSSINGFFGGTTVGAYGAANSFLDAFYYYQRYQSQLQSYCLAWSMWDEMGMSRGYQMKQLTQAKGYIAVGLSQGMSSLLAGLCHDQPYLMVGLDGSNLNIRRLTFTSDSLQQLTAYFTTNGKGKPNVSFLELMVQDAVGQPSSCAVVELAEMPLTEGGEIDIALLSESNLGRSTQERIKARNETERQIAQIWQDLLGVSQVGIYDNFFELGGNSLLATQVISRLRQALGNELTLQDLFEYPTVAGITQNLEVLRQLAQDENTFISETDEDYEEEAL; encoded by the coding sequence ATGAAACAAATGCAAATGATAGAAGAATTTTTACTTGAGCTTCGCAACCAAGATATCCAACTTTGGCTTGAAGGAGAGCAACTACACTATAGTGCTCCTGAAGGAAAACTTACACCCACATTGCTGGCTCAACTGCGGGAACGTAAAGCAGAAGTCATCAGCTTTTTGCACACTGCCAAACAATCTGTATACTCACAGCAGTCTCAAATAAAACTTATTGAGCGAAATAACTCCTTACCATTATCATTCGCACAGGAAATGATGTGGTTTTGGCATCAGCTTTTGCCAGATAATCCGTTATACAATTTGCTGGTGAGCCTACAAATAGAAGGTCTGCTCAACGTAACAGTCTTAGAGCAAAGTCTCAACGAAATCATCAGGCGACACGAAAACCTACGCACCTGTTTCCCCTCTGTAGACGGGAAACCCATGCAAGTAATTTATCCTGTTGCCAACATCAATCTGTCAACAGTAGAATTACCATCATCACCAGAACAAACAACTCAACTCAAACAACTAGCTAGCACTGAAGCAGAAAAACCCTTTGACCTAGCCCAAAGCCCCCCGCTGCGTGTCACCCTAGTACGACTCAGCCGAGAAACTCATATATTAATGTTAACCATGCACCACATAATATATGACGGTTGGTCTATAGGCATACTAGCATCGGAACTATGTACATTGTATGAAGCCTACAGTCAAGGAAACCCCTCCCCATTATCAGAACTACCTATTCAATATGCCGACTACGCCCACTGGCAACGACAGAGACTCACAGGAGAGGTATTAGAAAAACATCTGAGCTACTGGAGAGAAAAACTAGCAGGAGTTTCCCCAATATCCCCCCTACCAACAGACCGCCCACGTCCACAAGTGCAAAGCTTCCATGGAGGATTAGAAAAATTTCAACTCAATCAGAACTTGATACAAAAACTCACGCAACTAAGTCAGGAGTCAGGTACAACATTGTTTATGACTGTGTTGAGTGCATTTTTTGTTCTACTCTATCGTTATACTGGAGAGTCTGACTTAATAGTAGGTACAGGAATTGCTAACCGCAACCGAGTCGAAATCGAACCCTTAATTGGTATGTTTACCAACGCCCTTGCACTTCGTTCTCAATGTTCAGATGACTCTAGCTTTACCGAATTCTTAAGTCAAGTCAAACAAACAACTCAAGAAGCCTATAAACATCAGGATTTACCATTTGAAAAGCTAGTAGAGGAACTTTCGCCAGAAAGGAATTTAAGCTATAACCCTCTGGTACAGGTGATATTTAGCTTCATAGATGTACCATCAATGAACTGGGATTTACCAGGATTAAGGGTATTTCAGAGGGAAGAAGGTTTCAACTCTACAATGGATTTAGAAGTGCATCTGTGGGAAGCACTATCCGGTCTAGAAGGCTATTTTGTTTACAACACAGACCTATTTGACAGAGCAACCATCACTGGGATGATGGCACATTTTAAAACTCTACTAAAAGCAATAGTAGCCAACCCCCAACAAAAAATCTCAAAACTTCCCTTAATCACAGCAGCAGAAAAACAGAAAATTCTGCACGAATGGAAAAACACCAAAACAGATTATCCCACAGACAAATGTATTCATCAGTTATTTGAGGAACAGGTCGAAAATAACCCAAATGGAATAGCATTAGTATTTGAACAACAAAAGCTCACCTACTCCCAATTAAACAGAAAAGCTAATCAACTAGCACATTATTTGCAAAATTCGGGAGTAGTTCCAGAAACGCCAGTGGGTATTTGTGTAGAACGTTCCGTAGAGATGGTAGTAGGTTTATTAGCCATACTCAAAGCAGGAGGAGCTTATGTGCCATTAGATTCCAAGAATCTACAGGATTTGCCATCAATTTCAGTAATATTAACCCAAAACCACCTCAAATCAAAAGGGTACACCTATAGCGAGCAAGATGCTCGCGCTACGGTAGCTCAAATTCTGTGTCTAGACACCGAGTGGGAATCAATAGCCAAACAAAATACAGAAAACCCAAACACAGAAACAACAGCCACCAACCTCGCCTACATTCTGAATCAAACCTTAGTAGAACATCAAGCTGTAGCTCAACGTTTACAATGGCTACAAGAAATCTTGACTCTAACTAATCAAGACATTCTGCTGCATAAAACCTCTCTGACTCAAGATGTAGCCCTCCTAGAAATAGGTTTACCTCTAATCAGTGGTGGTAGTGTAGTTATAGCTGCAAATAAGGAGCCAAAAGAATTACAGAAATTAATCGGCCAGCACAAAGTTACCATAGTTCACCTGTATCCATCAGAACTACCTGCCTGGTTAAACACAACTAACCAGGTAGCATTTATGAAAAGTTGGCGATCGCTTCTTTGCAGTGGAGAAACCCTATCAACAGAAATAGCCAACAAATTTCTCCAAAGCTACCCAGTTTCATTACACAACTTCTACAGTCTTCCAGAAGCAGCAGGAGAAATCACCCACTGGTCTTGGTCAGAAAAACCAAAGAGAGAAAAGGTACCCGTAGGCAACCCCGGTCGGTTATCAGTTTATTTACTGGACCAACACCAAAACCCAGTCCCAAAAGGAGTACCAGGAGAAATCTATATCGGAGGTTCCAGTTTAGCCAGAGGTTATATACAGCAACAGACATCACTAGAATTTATCCAACATCCCCAATTAGGTAGACTATTCCCAACAGGAGACATAGGTCGTTATCACAACAAAGGCGATCTAGAAATAGTCGGAGCCAAACAAAGGCAGACATGGATAAAAAGGAAGCGAATAGAACTAGCAGACATAGAAACCGCCCTGTTATCAGCCCCCGGAGTAGAACAAGCTTATGTACTAGCTCATCAAACCTTATTAGTAGCTTATGTAGTGGTTACCGGAGTCTGGAACCCCCAACAATTACACTCCCAAATTCAACAGCAGTTACCCCCATACATGATGCCAGGAGCTTATGTACCTCTGTCGAGCTTACCTTTGACTCACAAAGGAAAAGTAGACGAAGTAGCATTAGGGCATTTCCCAGTAATTGACGATAACGTAGTGCAACGATGGGAAACACAACTAAAGGCAGTGCCAGAAATAGAACAAGTAGCAGTAGTAGTGCAACAGAAAACACTAAAGTTGCCACCATTGCATTTATCAGACTTGCTGCCATCAGAACAAATAAAACTGCCCAATCATGGTGGAACTCCCCTAGTAGAAAAGTCATCTCCAACAACAGAATTACAAACCCAATCAACATCAGGAAACCAAGCCATCAGTGAAGGAGAAGCAATAAAGTGGCCGCCAAATGCACCAACTACTTTAGCACAAGCATTAGAACGAGCAGCTCAAGAGCACGGGGATACCAGTCTGATATATATTCAGTCAGATGGGGAAGTAATCACTCAAACCTATAGTGAGTTGTGGGTAGAAGCTCAAAGAATATTAGGAGGGTTAAGGCAGTTAGGTTTGAAACCTCAAGACAAAGTAATCTTTCAGTTAGAATCAAATCAAGACTTTATCAGTGCATTTTGGGGTTGTGTGTTAGGAGGATTTGTACCAGTACCAGTATCAATACCCCCTAGTTATGACCAATCCCACAGTAGTCTGACCAAACTGCAAAATACTTGGGCTTTGTTAGGACAGCCTTTGATACTCACAGATAGGAAATTAGCTCCATCTGTGCGTGGGTGGTCACAACGTTTGAATTTAGGTAAGTTTGTGGTTGAAACTTTGGAACAATTACGAGGTTTTGAACCAGATCCAAAGATTTACAAAAGTCAACCACAAGACCTAGCAGTTTTGCTCTTAACTTCTGGTAGCACTGGGATACCTAAAGCAGTAATGCAGGAAAACAGCAAGCTATTGAGTATGTCTGCTGGTACAATTGCAATGAACCAATTTTCTAGTCAAGACGTCACCTTGAATTGGATGCCGATGGACCATGTAGGAGCATTGGTACTTCTGAGTATTGTGGCAGTTGACTTAGGATGTCAGCAGATTCATGTACCGACACAATTGATACTGCAAAATCCACTCAAGTGGTTAGATTTAATTGACCGTCATCAAGCCACAATTAGCTGGGCCCCAAATTTTGCATTTACTCTTATTGGCGATCGCCTTTGGCGCGGCGAAGCCGATGGGCGAAGCCCCGCTTTCAGCGATCGCGCAGAAGAAGTTACGAAACAACACTGGGATTTGTCTTCAATGAAATTCTTGGTGAATGGAGGAGAAGTAATCGTTACTAAAACTGCTAGAAACTTTCTAAAACTTTTAAATTATTATGGTTTATCGACAAAAGCTATTCATCCATCTTTCGGAATGTGTGAGACTTGTTCCGGGATTACATTTTCTCATAGTTTTTCTCTGGAATCATCATCTGATGAAGATAAATTTGTTGAACTTGGTCAACCAATTGCGGGGGCATCTTTGAGAATTGTTGATGCAAACCAACAAGTAGTTCGTGAAGGAGTTGTTGGGTCTTTACAGGTAAAAGGCGCATCAGTCACATCAGGTTACTATCAAAATCCCACGGCAAATAAAGAAGCTTTTACAGCAGATGGTTGGTTTAACACAGGAGATTTAGGCTTTCTCAAGAACGGAAGTTTAACTATTACCGGACGACAAAAAGACGTAATTATTATCAACGGGTTAAACTACTACAGCCATGAAATCGAATCAGCCGTAGAAGAATTACCAGGAATAGAAGTTTCTTACACCTGCGCTTGTGCTGTGCGATCAACTAATAGCAATACCGAGAAATTAGGGATATTTTACAATAGTGAAAAAACAGAAAATACAGAGTTATTAGCTTTATTAAAAGCTATCAGAGAACAAGTAATAAACCGCATGGGAATTAATCCAGATTATTTAATCCCCCTAGACAAAGACTTAATTCCCAAAACTTCCATTGGTAAGATTCAACGAACTCAGCTTAGTCAAAGATTTGCCACAGGAGAATTCCAGGAAGTCTTAAAACGGGTAGATTTAATTACCGAAAATACTCAAACAATTCCTGACTGGTTCTATCAAAAAACATGGCAACGCAAACAAGAAAATTATTCGCCACACAAATTAAGCAAATTTGGAGTATTCTTAGTATTTATTGATAAGTTAGGATTAGGTCAACAAGTCTGCCAAAAGTTAGAAAATAATTCTCAAGCTTATGTGCAGATAGAACAAGGAGAAACCTTCGAAAAAATCAATGACAATCACTATATAATTGCTCCAGATGTTCAAGAAGACTATCAACAACTGTACCAATGTCTAGGAGGAGACAATATCCAAATCGGAGCAATTATTCACCTATGGCATTATGATAACTATACGGGTACTGGAGAAATTACTGACACAGAAACTCTAGAAACAGCACAAAAAACCGGTATTTACAGTCTCTTATTACTCCTACAAACCTTTAGTAATCATCAGGAAAATTATCCAGTACGACTACTGTATGTCGCCAGTCATAGTCAATCTCTGAATACCCAAGAAACCATTGCATATCAAAAAGCAACAGTACCAGGTTTGTTGAAAACTATCCCGATGGAAATCCCTCACTGGCATTGTCGGCATCTAGACCTACCACAAGACTCATTAGAAGTCAATAGCAATCGGATACTTGAGGAACTAACTATTGATGCCAAAGATTCAGAAGTAGCTTATCGAGATGGAGAGCGTTGGGTATTAGGTCTGGAGAAAATTGACCTACCTTCCTTACCATTACAACCATTACCATTCAAAACTGGAGGCACTTACCTGATCAGTGGTGGTTTAGGAGGAATTGGTGTTGAAATTGCTAAGTATCTCCTGGAACATTATCAGGCTAAACTATTGCTGTTAGGTCGTACACCCCTACCAGATAGCAACAGTTGGGAAACCTATTTACAGCAAGGAGGTAAGCTAGCACAGAAAATCAAAGCTTACCAACAATTACAAAAACTAGGTGGTGAGGTGATTTACCAAGGGGTAGATATTGGCCATCAAAAAGCAGTGCAGGAGGTAGTACAGCAAACCTTGTCTGGATGGCACGTTCAACAACTGGATGGGGTGATTCATCTAGCAGGGTTGATGCAAGAGCGTTTGCTGAGGGAGGAAACACCAGAAAGTTTAGCTGAGGTGTTACGTCCTAAGCTGATAGGAACTTTGGTATTACATCAATTGGTAGAAAAGCAGCCACAGAGTTTGTTTATCAATTTTTCCTCTATTAATGGTTTCTTTGGTGGCACAACGGTGGGAGCTTATGGAGCAGCTAATAGTTTCTTGGATGCTTTTTATTACTATCAACGTTATCAGAGTCAGTTACAGAGCTATTGTTTAGCTTGGAGTATGTGGGATGAAATGGGGATGAGTCGGGGTTATCAGATGAAGCAGTTAACTCAAGCTAAGGGTTATATAGCTGTGGGATTATCTCAAGGTATGTCTTCACTGTTAGCTGGTTTATGCCATGACCAACCCTACTTAATGGTGGGTTTGGATGGTAGTAATCTTAATATCAGAAGGTTGACTTTTACTTCGGATAGTCTGCAACAATTAACAGCTTACTTTACTACTAACGGTAAAGGTAAACCCAATGTGAGTTTTCTGGAGCTAATGGTACAGGATGCAGTGGGTCAACCTAGTAGTTGTGCTGTGGTAGAGTTGGCAGAAATGCCTTTGACTGAGGGTGGGGAAATTGATATAGCTTTACTTTCTGAGAGTAATTTGGGTCGTTCAACTCAAGAAAGGATAAAGGCCAGGAATGAGACGGAGCGTCAAATTGCTCAAATCTGGCAGGATTTATTAGGGGTATCCCAGGTGGGTATCTATGATAATTTCTTTGAGTTGGGGGGTAATTCACTGTTGGCTACTCAGGTGATTTCTCGCTTGCGTCAGGCTTTGGGGAATGAACTGACCTTACAAGATTTATTTGAGTATCCCACTGTTGCTGGTATAACCCAAAATCTTGAAGTGCTGCGTCAGCTAGCTCAAGATGAAAACACATTCATTTCTGAAACAGATGAAGACTATGAGGAGGAAGCATTATGA